From one Plantibacter flavus genomic stretch:
- the trpA gene encoding tryptophan synthase subunit alpha — MTAATGHTTVSPVASAIDAASMDRRGALIGYLPVGFPDLQTSIDAAIALAQNGVDVLELGVPYSDPVMDGAVIQAATMTALAEGFRLRDVFTAISAIRAAVDVPVLVMTYWNPVLQYGVERFASDLAAAGGAGLITPDITPDAAADWLDASERHGLDRVFLAAPTSSDERLSLVTEHSRGFVYTVSTMGITGARQDLDAAAKTLVGRLRTAGAQHACVGIGISTAEQVRSVLEYADGAIVGSVFVKALADGGVPAITEVARSLAAGTAR, encoded by the coding sequence ATGACCGCGGCCACCGGTCACACGACGGTCTCACCGGTCGCTTCGGCGATCGACGCGGCCTCCATGGACCGCCGCGGCGCCCTCATCGGATACCTCCCCGTCGGGTTCCCCGACCTCCAGACGAGCATCGACGCCGCCATCGCGCTCGCGCAGAACGGCGTCGACGTCCTCGAGCTCGGCGTTCCCTACTCGGACCCCGTCATGGACGGAGCGGTCATCCAGGCCGCGACGATGACGGCTCTCGCGGAGGGGTTCCGGTTGCGCGACGTCTTCACGGCGATCAGCGCCATCCGCGCCGCCGTGGACGTCCCGGTCCTCGTCATGACGTACTGGAACCCGGTGCTGCAGTACGGCGTCGAACGGTTCGCCTCCGACCTCGCAGCGGCCGGGGGAGCCGGGCTCATCACGCCCGACATCACCCCCGACGCCGCGGCGGACTGGCTCGACGCCAGCGAACGACACGGCCTCGACCGGGTCTTCCTCGCAGCCCCGACGTCGAGCGACGAGCGCCTGTCGCTCGTGACCGAACACTCCCGCGGCTTCGTCTACACCGTCTCCACGATGGGCATCACCGGTGCCCGGCAGGACCTCGACGCCGCTGCGAAGACCCTCGTCGGTCGGCTCCGCACGGCCGGGGCACAGCACGCGTGCGTCGGCATCGGCATCTCGACCGCGGAGCAGGTCCGCTCGGTCCTCGAGTACGCCGACGGAGCCATCGTCGGATCCGTGTTCGTCAAGGCACTCGCCGACGGCGGTGTCCCGGCGATCACCGAGGTCGCCCGTTCACTCGCGGCCGGCACCGCCCGCTGA
- the lgt gene encoding prolipoprotein diacylglyceryl transferase, whose translation MIAPLSIPSPNPDIATFSVGPFTVHMYALCIIAGIIAATILTSRRLTKRGAEPGIVLDIILWAIPLGIIGARIFHVLTHPGDYFYPGADLLRTLYIWEGGIAIFGSLIGGAVGAYIGCRMTGIRFWTFADALAPGLLLAQAFGRLGNYFNHELYGLPTDLPWGLEIEASNPAFPIGLPAGTLFHPTFLYEIIWNLLGVAVILWIGHRFNPQWGRLFGVYLIWYGAGRTVWETIRIDPSEYLFGIRANVWAAILAIVVGLAIIVIQSRRHTGAEPSPYVPGRSWADPKAAVDYYDTDAENLGLRSASADDDADGSDRTASSTPSSEATVATSKTGSRS comes from the coding sequence GTGATTGCACCCCTCAGCATCCCGAGCCCGAACCCGGACATCGCGACCTTCAGCGTGGGCCCGTTCACGGTGCACATGTACGCGCTCTGCATCATCGCCGGGATCATCGCCGCCACCATCCTCACTTCCCGGCGGCTGACGAAGCGCGGTGCCGAGCCGGGCATCGTGCTCGACATCATCCTGTGGGCCATCCCCTTGGGGATCATCGGTGCGCGGATCTTCCACGTCCTGACCCACCCCGGCGACTACTTCTACCCGGGTGCGGACCTCCTGCGGACGCTCTACATCTGGGAGGGCGGCATCGCGATCTTCGGTTCGCTCATCGGTGGAGCAGTCGGCGCCTACATCGGCTGCCGCATGACGGGGATCCGGTTCTGGACCTTCGCCGACGCCCTCGCGCCCGGCCTGCTGCTCGCCCAGGCGTTCGGACGCCTCGGCAACTACTTCAACCACGAGCTCTACGGGCTCCCCACGGACCTGCCCTGGGGCCTCGAGATCGAGGCCAGCAACCCCGCGTTCCCGATCGGTCTGCCCGCCGGCACGCTCTTCCACCCCACGTTCCTGTACGAGATCATCTGGAACCTGCTGGGGGTGGCCGTCATCCTCTGGATCGGACACCGCTTCAACCCGCAGTGGGGCCGCCTGTTCGGTGTCTACCTCATCTGGTACGGAGCCGGTCGCACGGTCTGGGAGACCATCCGGATCGACCCGAGCGAGTACCTCTTCGGCATCCGCGCCAACGTCTGGGCCGCGATCCTCGCGATCGTCGTCGGACTCGCGATCATCGTCATCCAGTCGCGTCGCCACACGGGTGCCGAGCCGTCGCCGTACGTCCCCGGCCGTTCCTGGGCCGATCCGAAGGCTGCGGTAGACTACTACGACACCGACGCGGAGAACCTGGGGCTGCGCAGTGCCTCCGCCGACGACGATGCCGACGGATCAGACCGCACTGCGTCATCCACTCCGTCGTCCGAAGCCACGGTCGCCACAAGCAAGACCGGCTCTCGCTCCTAG